The following proteins come from a genomic window of Streptomyces liliiviolaceus:
- a CDS encoding SRPBCC family protein translates to MNPDSNANSDLDPGAGNGHSSHILIPAPVGIVRQILLEPTALAEWNPAFLSVKGPSEALTGRRYPLVARGALRGHWEYVSIGETLVEGRWEVPGLAETNSWSLLPHGEGTHVTHSFTHRGGLAALLRPAFAGVADLRLDRLSGRAAQRALAQVS, encoded by the coding sequence ATGAACCCCGACTCCAACGCCAACTCCGACCTCGACCCCGGCGCCGGCAACGGTCACTCCTCGCACATCCTGATCCCCGCGCCCGTCGGGATCGTGCGGCAGATCCTGCTGGAACCCACGGCCCTGGCCGAGTGGAACCCTGCCTTCCTCTCGGTCAAGGGACCCTCGGAGGCGCTCACCGGCCGTCGCTACCCGCTCGTCGCCCGTGGCGCCCTGCGCGGCCACTGGGAGTACGTCAGCATCGGCGAGACCCTCGTCGAGGGCCGGTGGGAGGTGCCCGGCCTGGCCGAGACCAACAGCTGGAGCCTGCTGCCGCACGGCGAGGGCACCCACGTCACCCACTCCTTCACGCACCGGGGCGGCCTCGCCGCCCTGCTGCGGCCGGCGTTCGCCGGGGTCGCCGACCTCCGACTCGACCGGCTGTCCGGGCGGGCCGCGCAACGTGCCCTGGCCCAGGTGTCCTGA